AGACCGTTGTCCCTACTAAGTTAATACCCGAATTTAGGGATAAACTTATAAAACAGTTCGATCCTATTTTTGAGATTATAAAAAGTATCGAAGATATAAACAATATAGATGCAGAGGTAAGAAAGAAAATAAAGGCTTATCAGTTTGCTCTTTTGACTGATCTGTTAAACATTGCATCGTTAGAATTTGAAGAACCTTTTGGTTGGATGAAAGAGGATTTCTTTTATATGATACAAAATCTTGTTCTTTATTTGGGTGCGGTAGTTGAATACGAGCTTGAAGAGGATATGAATAGTTATTTAGAAGAGTATGAGAGAAGAAAAAACAATCTGTATAAATATGAAGAAACTATATCAAAGATTAAAGAAGAACAGTTTAAAATGCTTGAAAAGTTGACTTTACAATTGAAAAAAAAGTCAACTATTGTTATAATAATTGCAATAATTGCATTTTTAATAGTTCTTTTTTTAAACTAAATTTGTTTGGAGTGTATATTGGACTGCAATTTATTGATGAATGCCATAGACATAATCATAATGGAAGTGGATGAAAACTATAAAATAAAATATATAAATTCTGCATCTAAAACACTTACTGGTAAACCTGTTGATAAGCTTATCAATAAGAAATGTTTTAGTGTTTTGTTTGGTTATTCGGAGCCTTGCAGCGGTTGTCAGATAAATAATATAAAAAATGGCAAGATCCCCCTTAATATAATTCATGATGCGATAACACACCGAGGTTTTAGGAGGCTTTATTCTGCTAAGTTTGAAAAATTAGAAAATGGTTCATTCGCTGAGATTATCACGGATATAACTGAGAATAAAAAATTGGTCGATACGATGACCCATCAAACAAAGGAACTAAAAGCTAAGAATGTTATGCTAACGTTGCAAAAAAAAGAGATAGAGAAAAAACAGTATTTCATGGAAAAAGTGTTAAATAGTATAAATGAAGGGATAATGGTTGTAAATGAGGAGTTGGATGTAGTTTTTTTAAATTATCAGGTTAAGGAAATCTTTAATGTAAAAGATACGGATCTGAAAGATAAAAAGTGTTATAACATTTACGGTTTTGAAGCCCAGTGTGGGGATTGCCCTTACATGAATAAGTCTATTGTAAAGAGTTCAAGGAAGATTGAAGATAAGAGTTTGTCCGTAAGTTTCAATAGATTTGAAAATTTTATGGTGGAAAGCATAAGGGATGTTACAAAAGAGATTTTTTTGATAGATGAAATCAAGAAACAACAGAAGGAGCTGGAAGAAAAACAGCGTCAAATGTCTCTCTTAAACAATGATCTTCTGAAAATGAATGAAAAGTTAAAACAAGCCCAGAAGATTATTGAGGATGAGTTAAGACAAGTAGGTGAGATTCAAGCTAGTCTTTTGCCCTCCTCTTTACCGGACATCGGTGGTTTTGAGTTTGGAGCTCTTTATATTCCCGCAGAGCATGCTGGAGGAGACTACTACGATTGTATCCAGATGAGCAATGGGTATTGGGGGTTTACTGTTGCTGATGTTTCAGGACATGGAACACCTGCAGCCGTAATAATGGCTATAACCAGAGCTATTATGAGGTCTTATACCTATGATGTCATCAGTGCCAGCGAAGCTATCTCGATGGTAAATGAGATACTATGTAGCAACATTTATACAAATGATTTTGTTACCATGTTATATGTTGTGATGAATTCTGAAAATGGTGAGTGTAATTTTGCCAGTGCTGGTCATAATCCGTTATTATTGTTTGATAAGCAGGATATGATGGTAAAAAAAGTGACAGCAAATGGTATGTTTTTAGGTGTGTTTGATGATGTGGAGTACGAGCAAGGTAGTTTTACTTTGAAGGATGGTGACATAGCATTTATGTATACAGATGGCTTGGTTGAGGCTATGGATCCAGAAGATAACCTTTATGGGTATGATCGGTTGATTTCTAAAATAATTATGTTTAATGAGTTGACCTGTCAGGAGATTATTGATAATATTATGTTAGATGTAAAAGAGTTTTGTAAAGGGAGAAAGTTTAATGATGATATAACAATACTTGTTATAAAGAAAAAGGGGGCTTAAATGTTTGATGTGAAAGAAACAGGTAATGCTACAATTGTGTACCTCAAAGGTGAGGTGAACGCTCAGACAGGACTTGATATGAAAAACAAGGTTCTGGAGATTTTTAAGAAGAGTAGTACAGTTGTGTTGTCTTTTAAGGGTGTTATGTATATGAACAGTTCTGGTTTGAGGGAGATTATAGATTTACTTAAGAGGAGTAAAAAGGAGAACAAAAATCTTAGACTTTGTGACATGACAGATGATATAAAGGAGATGTTTGCCTTCACTGGTCTTGATAAAGTCTTTAAAATATATAGTGATGAATCACAGGCATTAAAAGGGTAGTTTTATGAATACCAGCTTTGATAGAGAAAAGGGCTTGCTTATTGTAAAATTACCAAACAATCCAGATGTTACCGATTTTAGGGGTGTAAAGGAAGAGGTGAGTAAATATCAAGAGCTTAAAGAACTGCGAATTGATTTTAAAGATGTTCCGTTTTTACAGAGTAAATTGATAGCTGAGCTTATATCTGTGAAGAAGTATACATTGTCTAAAAATGTTAAACTGATCCTTACTAACATTCAAGAAGGTGTTTTACAGGTCCTTGAAATATCGAATCTTCTTGATCACTTTACACTTGAGAAAGATTTTAGAAGTTACACACCTCATGAGCTTTCTTACCTTTTATTAGATCCTGAGATGAACGATTCGATTATTGAGTTTGTTGCAAATAATTTTAATGATGTTTATCTTGATTTTGTAAGAGAGTTATTAAACTCTGATGATCCAATCCTGATTGAGTCTGCTGTGATGATTATAGGGAAGACTCATAGCTATGAATTTTTAGATAAGATTAAGGAGTGTTTAAATAGCCCTTATCCAAATGTTGTAAGAGCTGCTATATTGGTGTTGGGTTGGTTTGGTGAGGAGGATTGTAAGGAAAAGATTTACGATTTTTTGGGTGATGAACATATTGATGTGGCTGAAGCAGCTGCTGCGACAATAGCATTATTAGCTGATGAGGACGATTCCATTGCTATTAAAGAATATCTGAACAGTAATGACGAAAGACTTAGAAAAATAGCTATTCAAGCTTTGGGTCTTATAAACGATGAGTTTGCTTATAAGTTTCTTATCGAGCATCTTAAAAAGGAAAAGGATGATCTGTTACGTGCTCAGCTTGCAAAAACTATATCATATTTCAACAAGCCAGATGTTGCAGATATACTTTTAAACATGCTTTCGGAAAATTCTATAAAGATAAGGGAGGCTGCAGCATCATCGCTTATTAGGATAAAAGCGACAGACAAAATAGATAGAATTATGTCTTTGGTTTCTGATAAAGATGTTTGGGTGGCTTATTTTGCTGTTAAAGCAGTTGGTGAGCTTTGTAAAGATAAAAAGTGCAGTGATGAGTTGATCAAAATTTATCCAAAAGTTGATACGCAGGTTAGAATTGCAATTATAGAGGCACTCGGTAAAATGGGGTTTGATTCTTCAGATTTTCTTTTCCAATTATTAGATGATGAAAACGAAGATATAAGAAAAGAGGCTTTAAACTCCCTTGCTCTTGTGAATAAAGATATTGCTATTGAAGCTTCTTATAACGCTCTTAGGGACAGTAGTTGGGTTGTAAGGTTTAAAGCTGTAGAGATCATTGAAGAAGCAAAGCCTGATGGGTATCTGGAAAAGCTCAAAGAATATGGAAAGATGGAGGGAAATAGATACATTAAAGAAAAAATACATGCTATTGTGGGTGAGTTATGATTACTTCAGCTACTATCAAGATGAAGGATGAAGAGTTTGCAGAACTTGCGGATATCATATACAAAAACGCAGGTATCACATTCACTATAAATAAGAAGTACCTGTTGGAAAACAGGTTGACGAAAAGACTAAATGAGTTAAACTTCACCACTTTCAAAGATTATATCTATTTCTTAAAATATGATGTAAAACGTCGGGAAGAGATGAAGGTCTTGATGAACCTTGTGACTATTAATGAGACCTATTTTCTCAGGGAAAGGGCTCAGATGGATCATATGATAAAGAAAGCCATACCTGAGATGACTATGAAGGGTAAGAGGAGCTTTAAAATCTGGTCTGCTGCTTGTTCCTCTGGAGAAGAACCATATTCAATTGCCATGCTTCTAAATGAAGAGGGGATGTATGGGAAGTACAATATTGAGATCTTTGCTACCGACATCAACACCGAGGTAATAGGTATAGCTGAAAAAGGGGTATATAGATCTGTATCCTTTAGGGGTGTACCCCCTTCAATAATTGATAAGTATTTTTTAAAAACTGGTCTTGATTTTGTTATAAAACCGGAGATAAAGGGTAAGGTTAAGTTTTTTCAGGCAAATCTTTTGGAGAGTTTGGCAGCAAGCAAGATTGGTGCTGTTGATTTTATTTTTTGTAGAAACGTATTGATCTATTTTGATGTTGATGCAAAGAAAAAAGTGGTCGATATATTTTATAAGACATTAAACGTAGGTGGGCATCTTTACTTAGGCCATTCGGAGACGCTAAGTAAAATTGATGAAAGGTTTAAAATGGTGAACTTTGGTACGGGAATAGTATATGTGAAATAGAGAGGTTTATATGGGGTAGGTCCTGTAGATCTACAAAATGTGATAGGGAAGATAAGCTATGTGGAAAAGGTTCAGGATGTGCAGGACCGCTCCATAGATAACAAAGTAGTTGTGGTAAGTGCTGAATTTCAAAAAGATGCTGATAAAAAGATGGAGACAGTTGAAGAGGCAAAAAAAACTGAAATGATTATAATAGAAGAGAAAAGGAGACAGCAAGAAGAGGAAAAGAGAAAAAAGAAAGGTTTAAAAAAAGATGTTAAGGAAAAGATAGATATCCCTGAAGAGGAAGAGGGTAAAATAATAGATATTAAGGGGTAGCGTATGCCTACTGTAAAGGTAAAAATTATTTTTGATGACAACGTAATAAGAACTTATGGAAACATGATATCCAAAGATCCCCTGAAAGTTAATCTGAAACTACCCACGAATCTACCATTTAATGAAGCGATATTGACCCAGATAAATCTATTTGAAGCGGGACAAAATAAGGTTTATGAAGTAAAGCCTTTGAAATACAATGGAACTACTATGGAGTTTACAATTATCAAAGAGCTACCTGCAAAATCTGATAGATCCCATTACCGAATAGACTATAGGGGTTATTTCAGACTGAAAAAGATTACAGATAATACAGCGGAATATTATGAGAAAGTCAAGGTAATAAATGATGGCATAAAAAACTCCCTTTCTTATAAAATAAAGAGTGTTATTAGCAAAGAGATACCTCAGATGCAGTATGTGTTATGGTATCTTTTTGAATTGGATAATAAGATTGACGAGATACTTGAAATTTTGAAAGAGCAAAAAGATATTTATGCAGATTTCCAAAAAGTGAAGACTATAGATATCAGCGGTGGGGGGTTTAGTTTCTTTTCCCCTGATAAGTCCTTTCAGGTGGGTGAGCTACTTTTTATTGATGGTATTATAGATGATGGATCTAGTAAAATTAAATTTGCTAGTATTTCAAGGATCGTTAGTAGACATGAAACGAAAAAAGGTATTATTTGTGGGACAGTTTTTGAGGAGATAGATAATGAGATAAGGGAGAACATTGTTAGGTATGTTTTTGACAAGGATAGAGAGATGCTAAAGGAAGCCAAGAATTTATGAATCTTGCACCTTTTATAATTATATTGTTTGTTTTAAATCTGCTTTTATTGTTAATTATAGCCTATCTTTTGTTAAAGATTAAAGAGTTGAGCAAAAAAGTTATAAACGTTTCCTATGATGATGTAAAGCTTATTACAGAAAACCTGAAAGATTTAATAGTTGAATCTGAAAAGGTTTCAGAGAAGCTTGAAAGTTCTATTAAAGAAAAAGAGGCTGTTTTAGAGGATTTAGTTGATTTAATAGATGCTAAACTTAGGAGGCTTGAGCATATCAATGTTTCAGGGGGTTATAATCAAATAGCGGATTTGGATAAAGTAGAAGATACTGCAGTTATAAGGACTACTACGATAGCTGATGCTGATCTTTCAGGGATGAGTTTGAGGGAGAAGGTTGTTTATTTATCAAAGAATGGTGTTACGCCTATGGAAATTGCGAAAAGATTAGGTATATCAGTAACAGAAGTTAATCTTGTATTAAAACATGGACGATGATAAATGGTGTAAGGCTTGGGGATCTAATAAAATTTAGCTTAGATCCAAATAGTATTGAACTTAAGGAAGGGGAAAAGATTCCGGTTAATGTAATAAAAGAGATAAAAAATGGCTTATTCCTCGTAAACATCAAGGGTAGGAGCTTTACTGCATACTTTCAAAATCTTCCCCAGATTGGCAGATTTATAGCTGAGGTTGTAAAAACAGAGCCGATTTTAGAGCTAAAGATGCAAAAAGAAGCTATCCCAGATGAACAAATTAAACAGGTAAAAGGAGAGGTTCTTTCATTTGATAAAAAAGAAACAAGGGATATTTTATATAAAAGTGGTATAAGTATGGATGTAAAGAATATTACCCCTGAAAAGGTGAAAGATCTTATTAGAAATAGCGGTATTTTTTTTGAGAATAAACTACACACGGGGGAACAGATACAGGATGATATAAAATATCAATGGCATCAGAAGGGGGATACAGAGTCCACAGCACAGATCAGTAAGTTACAATTAATTACTTTTTTGTCTGGTTTGGACGCCTATCTACCCATTAAAAGTGATGACGAGGATGTTGATGATTTTGATATAATTATAAAAAAAGGTAAAACAGTTTCCATAATGATCAGGACTCATTTTAGTAAGTTAGGTGATACCTTGATCTATATAAGAGATATTGGCAATGGATTGATAGATTGCGTAATTAAAACAGAGGCGGATATCTCTGATGATTTGAAAGAAGTAATGATCCCAAATGTTAGAGTCAGTTGGAGTAAGATAACCAAAGTTGAGTTAGAATCATTTAACCCTCAAAAAGAGGCTTTAAACAACTTAGGAGGTTGGGAGGTGGTGGTGTGAAAGATTTGGAAGATTTTAAAAAAAATCTTGTCCTGAAAGCATCTGCTGGTTCTGGAAAGACACATGAACTGGCAAGCAGATTTGTTTTACTTTTATCCTTTTATTACATTTATAAAAAAAATGGATCTTTTGAAGGTATCTCTCTGCCTAAGGGGATAAGCTCCATAATGGCTCTAACTTTTACAAATAAAGCTGCTTCTGAGATGAAAGAACGTATTATAGATTTTATGAAAAAATCTGTTTTGGAAGAGGAGGAGAACATAAGTTTTTTAAATAAAGTCGAAATGCAGGAGCTTTTGATCGATCTTTTTAAAAACTATGAT
This genomic window from Calditerrivibrio sp. contains:
- a CDS encoding SpoIIE family protein phosphatase; the protein is MDCNLLMNAIDIIIMEVDENYKIKYINSASKTLTGKPVDKLINKKCFSVLFGYSEPCSGCQINNIKNGKIPLNIIHDAITHRGFRRLYSAKFEKLENGSFAEIITDITENKKLVDTMTHQTKELKAKNVMLTLQKKEIEKKQYFMEKVLNSINEGIMVVNEELDVVFLNYQVKEIFNVKDTDLKDKKCYNIYGFEAQCGDCPYMNKSIVKSSRKIEDKSLSVSFNRFENFMVESIRDVTKEIFLIDEIKKQQKELEEKQRQMSLLNNDLLKMNEKLKQAQKIIEDELRQVGEIQASLLPSSLPDIGGFEFGALYIPAEHAGGDYYDCIQMSNGYWGFTVADVSGHGTPAAVIMAITRAIMRSYTYDVISASEAISMVNEILCSNIYTNDFVTMLYVVMNSENGECNFASAGHNPLLLFDKQDMMVKKVTANGMFLGVFDDVEYEQGSFTLKDGDIAFMYTDGLVEAMDPEDNLYGYDRLISKIIMFNELTCQEIIDNIMLDVKEFCKGRKFNDDITILVIKKKGA
- a CDS encoding STAS domain-containing protein encodes the protein MFDVKETGNATIVYLKGEVNAQTGLDMKNKVLEIFKKSSTVVLSFKGVMYMNSSGLREIIDLLKRSKKENKNLRLCDMTDDIKEMFAFTGLDKVFKIYSDESQALKG
- a CDS encoding HEAT repeat domain-containing protein; the encoded protein is MNTSFDREKGLLIVKLPNNPDVTDFRGVKEEVSKYQELKELRIDFKDVPFLQSKLIAELISVKKYTLSKNVKLILTNIQEGVLQVLEISNLLDHFTLEKDFRSYTPHELSYLLLDPEMNDSIIEFVANNFNDVYLDFVRELLNSDDPILIESAVMIIGKTHSYEFLDKIKECLNSPYPNVVRAAILVLGWFGEEDCKEKIYDFLGDEHIDVAEAAAATIALLADEDDSIAIKEYLNSNDERLRKIAIQALGLINDEFAYKFLIEHLKKEKDDLLRAQLAKTISYFNKPDVADILLNMLSENSIKIREAAASSLIRIKATDKIDRIMSLVSDKDVWVAYFAVKAVGELCKDKKCSDELIKIYPKVDTQVRIAIIEALGKMGFDSSDFLFQLLDDENEDIRKEALNSLALVNKDIAIEASYNALRDSSWVVRFKAVEIIEEAKPDGYLEKLKEYGKMEGNRYIKEKIHAIVGEL
- a CDS encoding protein-glutamate O-methyltransferase CheR yields the protein MITSATIKMKDEEFAELADIIYKNAGITFTINKKYLLENRLTKRLNELNFTTFKDYIYFLKYDVKRREEMKVLMNLVTINETYFLRERAQMDHMIKKAIPEMTMKGKRSFKIWSAACSSGEEPYSIAMLLNEEGMYGKYNIEIFATDINTEVIGIAEKGVYRSVSFRGVPPSIIDKYFLKTGLDFVIKPEIKGKVKFFQANLLESLAASKIGAVDFIFCRNVLIYFDVDAKKKVVDIFYKTLNVGGHLYLGHSETLSKIDERFKMVNFGTGIVYVK
- a CDS encoding PilZ domain-containing protein, with protein sequence MPTVKVKIIFDDNVIRTYGNMISKDPLKVNLKLPTNLPFNEAILTQINLFEAGQNKVYEVKPLKYNGTTMEFTIIKELPAKSDRSHYRIDYRGYFRLKKITDNTAEYYEKVKVINDGIKNSLSYKIKSVISKEIPQMQYVLWYLFELDNKIDEILEILKEQKDIYADFQKVKTIDISGGGFSFFSPDKSFQVGELLFIDGIIDDGSSKIKFASISRIVSRHETKKGIICGTVFEEIDNEIRENIVRYVFDKDREMLKEAKNL